CAGCCGCGCCACAGCCCGAGTGCAAGTGCCACTCCCCACAAAATGAACGAGTTATCGATGGCGAATACGGTTTGCCACGCGGGTGAAAAGTAAAGCTGATCAAACACCACCTGTGCCGGGATGTTCAGGATGTGCAGCGAAACGCCGGCCATCAAGTATAGCGACAAATCCGGCAACAAGGAACCAAACAGAGCTGCCCATAGCGTCGCGCCCCGGGCCGGGCGGGCAAAAACAGCAGCACCGATCAAAAGATGCGCAGGCGTATTCATATGGGGCTTTTCCTTTGGCCTTAAATCAGGTCATCTGCGCCCGAGCATAGGAGACAGGCCATGGCGCGGTCCATCATGATTCAAGGCACCGGCAGCAATGTCGGCAAATCGGTTTTGGTGGCCGGGTTGGCCCGTGCCTATACGCGACGCGGGTTGCGCGTGGCTCCGTTCAAGCCGCAGAACATGTCGAACAATGCCGCTGTTACGGAAAACGGCGGCGAAATCGGGCGCGCGCAAGCCCTGCAGGCGCGGGCGGCCAAACGACCGACGCATACGGATATGAACCCAATCCTGCTCAAACCCGAAACCGATACCGGCGCGCAGATCATTCTTCAGGGCCAGCGCGCAGGCACGATGAAAGCGGGCGATTATCGCAAGGACAAGTCCAAGCTGCTGGGGGCAGCTCTGGAAAGCTTTGAAAGGCTTTGCTGCGACGCTGATCTGGTGTTGATCGAAGGCGCGGGTAGTCCGGCAGAAACTAATCTGCGCAAGGGTGACATCGCCAATATGGGATTTGCCTGTGCCGCACAGGTTCCGGTGGTTCTGGTGGGCGACATTCATCGGGGTGGCGTGATCGCTCAGATCGTGGGGACGCAAGCCGTCTTGGAGGCCGGGGACCTTGCGATGATCCGGGGCTTTGCGATTAACCGCTTCAAGGGCGATGTCTCCCTGTTCGATGAAGGGCGCGACGATATCGCATCCCGGACCGGCTGGCACTGTATGGGCGTGGTGCCCTGGTTCCATGATGCATGGAAGCTGCCGGCAGAAGATATGATGGACATCCGCTCTCATACCGGAGGGGCATGTAAGATCGCTGTGCCTCAGCTTGAGCGGATGGCCAATTTCGATGATCTCGACCCGCTTTCCGCCGAACCGGGCGTTACGGTCGAGATCATCCCAGCAGGCCGCCCCCTGCCCGGAGATGCCGATCTGGTGCTGTTGCCGGGCAGCAAGTCTACAATCGGCGATCTGGCCTATTTCCGCGCGCAGGGCTGGGATATCGACCTTTATGCCCATGTCCGCCGCGGGGGTCATGTTCTGGGCCTGTGCGGGGGTTATCAGATGCTGGGCAAAACCATCTCGGACCCCGATGGCGTCGATGGACGCCCCGGTCAGGTCGAAGGGTTGGGATTGCTGGATGTCAGCACGACAATGGCCGGAGAAAAGCAGGTTATCCTGCGCTCAGCAACCGCCCTGCCCGGTCATGAACCCGTCAGCGGATATGAGATCCACATGGGCCGTACTGATGGCCCGGATTGCGCTCGGGCCTGGCTGCAGATCGAAGGTCGCCCGGAAGGTGCCGCCAGCGCCAATGGGCGCATACGCGGCAGCTATCTGCATGGGATTTTCACCTCGGACACGTTTCGCGCCAGCTATCTGGCAGAGCTGGGCGTGACATCGGAAACAGCTTACGAAGACGGCGTCGAACAAGTGCTGGACGACCTTGCCGACCATCTGGAACAGCATATGGATCTGGATCTGCTTCTCGCGATGGCGCAGACGCCACGCACCAGTTAAGCCTCAGTCAATATCCGCTGCGGCGATCGCCCGCGTGATCTCACGCCGAACCATCTTGCGCAGGTTTTTCGTGATCCGTTCGCCCAGCGCGCCCTGCAGCTCTTCCCGGACGATCTGGGCGACGAGTTCGCGCAATTCCTCTTCTCCGATTGTCACATCGGTCGGCTTCTGTGCCATATCTTCCACCACCTCCGGGTCGCGAATAAATGTGGCTTCGGATTTTGGTTCAGCCGCCTGAGACTGCGCAAAAGCTCTGTCTGCCGGCCATTCAACAGCCTGCGTCTTGGTGCCAGAGTAGTCGTCATCGCTCTCGCCATCGGGCTCCCACTGATCCTCGGTGCGCGCGATAGCAGCTTCCAAAGCTTCAATCTTGGCGCTGAGGCTTCCCGCTAGGTCGCGCTTTGGTGCGTCTGCCTTGGCGTCGACATCACCAGCGCGCACAATATCGCTGGGTTGCAGCCGCATCGGTTCGGCAGGGTTGCTTGGCGCATTTGCGGCCTGCTTTGGGGTACTGTCACCCGCGCTATGCTGGGGCATCAGTTTCAAGGGCGCGGCCTTCTTGGCGATCAGCGGTTCATTGCTGACGCGCAGCGCATCCGTTAAAACCAATCGGCCCGGCTTGGCAGCCGGGGCCGTCGGAACAAAGATGAATTCTGATTCGTCATGCGCGTCCTCGTCGACCATTCGCTTAACCGACGAAAGAACGTCCTGAATATTGGCGCTTACAACACGATCTGACATTATTTTCTACCGCTCTAACCTAGGCCCGATTGTAGCCAATCTGAGCCAGCGCCACAACAGGTAGCGATGCCCTTTAGTCGCGGCGCAATGCCTTGAGCACTCGATCCAGATCGCGGCTTTGCTTACTGACCTGCGACGGCGCCTTTTTCACGAGGTTGTAATACAGGGTCGGATCATAGATCTGCACTGCAAGGCCCAAACGCTCTGCCGTCAACAGCCCCTGGGCTTGCAGCAGTTCATATGCGGCCCGCGACCGCTCGGTCCGGGATGCTACCTCGGCCAATTGCGCGTCCAGCAAATCCTGCTGGGCATTCAGGACGTCCAAGGTCGTCCGTGCACCCAACGTTGCTTCTTCACGAATACCGTCAAACGCCACCTGCGAAGCACGAACCCGTTCTGTTGACGCCCGCAGGCTTGCAGTTGCCGCCTGAAACGCAGCATAGCGATCGGCAACACCTTGTGTGATGTCTTTCTGAACGTTCAGAAGGTTGGCACGCGACGCATCACGAGTTGCCATCGCACGACGCACCGCTGCCGCCAGACCGCCACCGGAATAGATCGGCTGATTGAAGTTCAGTGAGATCGTCGCATCGTTGATGTAATCGTCATTGTCGTAGCTCTCGGTAATGCCCGCATCCGCATTCAAGCTGACATTCGGACCCAGATTTGCACGCTGCTGCTGCACGATCAGGTCCAGCGCACGCACCTGATGCTGTGCGGAAAGAATCGCAGGGTGGTTACGCTGAGCCAAATTCACCGCATCCGCCTCTG
The Ruegeria sp. SCSIO 43209 genome window above contains:
- a CDS encoding cobyric acid synthase, yielding MARSIMIQGTGSNVGKSVLVAGLARAYTRRGLRVAPFKPQNMSNNAAVTENGGEIGRAQALQARAAKRPTHTDMNPILLKPETDTGAQIILQGQRAGTMKAGDYRKDKSKLLGAALESFERLCCDADLVLIEGAGSPAETNLRKGDIANMGFACAAQVPVVLVGDIHRGGVIAQIVGTQAVLEAGDLAMIRGFAINRFKGDVSLFDEGRDDIASRTGWHCMGVVPWFHDAWKLPAEDMMDIRSHTGGACKIAVPQLERMANFDDLDPLSAEPGVTVEIIPAGRPLPGDADLVLLPGSKSTIGDLAYFRAQGWDIDLYAHVRRGGHVLGLCGGYQMLGKTISDPDGVDGRPGQVEGLGLLDVSTTMAGEKQVILRSATALPGHEPVSGYEIHMGRTDGPDCARAWLQIEGRPEGAASANGRIRGSYLHGIFTSDTFRASYLAELGVTSETAYEDGVEQVLDDLADHLEQHMDLDLLLAMAQTPRTS